A portion of the Thermosipho atlanticus DSM 15807 genome contains these proteins:
- a CDS encoding glycine--tRNA ligase subunit alpha, with protein MYLQDIIKKLDEYWAKQGCFIDLPYDMEMGAGTFHTSTFFGVLRKRDWKVAFVQPSRRPTDGRYGENPNRMQRFLQYQVIIKPNPINSQEIYLESLKVLGINPKEHDIRFVEDNWESPSLGAWGIGWEVWLDGMEITQFTYFQQVGGISLKQIPLEITYGLERIAMYLQGVGNVFDVMWNENIKYGELFLENEKQFSKYNFEEANTEILFQLYDLYKKEFKSLIEKNLFLPAYEQLIKCSHTFNLLDARNAISVTQRQGYIRDIRSMATLCARNFIEFEEGETNG; from the coding sequence ATGTATCTTCAAGATATTATTAAAAAATTGGATGAATATTGGGCAAAACAAGGCTGTTTTATTGATTTACCGTATGATATGGAAATGGGTGCGGGAACTTTCCATACTTCTACATTTTTTGGAGTATTAAGAAAAAGGGATTGGAAAGTGGCGTTTGTACAACCAAGCAGAAGACCAACCGACGGAAGGTACGGCGAAAATCCTAATAGAATGCAAAGGTTCTTACAATATCAAGTAATTATAAAACCAAATCCTATAAATTCTCAGGAGATATATCTTGAATCTTTAAAAGTACTTGGAATAAATCCAAAAGAACATGATATACGGTTTGTAGAAGACAATTGGGAATCTCCAAGTTTGGGTGCATGGGGAATTGGATGGGAAGTTTGGCTTGATGGGATGGAAATAACTCAGTTTACTTATTTTCAACAAGTGGGTGGAATTTCTTTAAAGCAAATACCTCTAGAAATCACATACGGTTTAGAAAGAATTGCAATGTATTTGCAAGGTGTAGGAAATGTTTTTGATGTAATGTGGAATGAAAATATCAAATACGGGGAATTGTTTTTAGAAAATGAAAAACAATTTTCAAAATACAATTTTGAAGAAGCAAACACAGAAATATTATTTCAATTATATGATTTGTATAAAAAAGAATTTAAAAGTTTAATTGAAAAAAACTTGTTTTTGCCGGCATATGAACAATTAATAAAGTGTTCTCATACATTTAATTTATTAGATGCTAGAAATGCAATAAGTGTTACCCAAAGACAGGGTTACATTAGGGATATTAGGTCAATGGCAACCTTATGTGCTAGGAATTTTATAGAGTTTGAGGAAGGTGAGACTAATGGCTGA
- the glyS gene encoding glycine--tRNA ligase subunit beta — protein MAEYLFEIGVEELPTTEVDKIVVQVKEKVENLLKTENLYFGELKTFFAPRRFGFFIKDLQEKQENKVIEKRGPSLKIAYDENMHPTKALQGFLASNGATLENVIQKDNYVFIKKQIEGKYSKEIFREKIPQIIGSLSFKKPMRWGNGVYSFVRIPHWILSIYNGEPLEFEIFGIKSSNKTYAHRFVKDEPIEIKSIDDYVLKLKEFKVIPFEEERVKFVKTQIEEFEKTKELVVEKDEELIEEVITLTEYPGILDGTFYEKYLALPEELITVTIKHHQRSFTTYVGDKITNKFVSFIDSPTGDINKIRKGYERVINARLEDARYYYEKDLKVPLESFNKKLKEIIFQKELGTLMDKVERIKKISEFICEKLKINYSDKVRILRTAELCKADIASNVVYEFPELQGIMGRIYAVKDNEDQSVALGIEDHYKDVPQLITGAVVALADRIDTIVGSFAVGNVPTGSKDPFGLRKKTDTIFKIVSEYRWNINLEETIEFSAKLIDKKIPEDLKQFFESRYELFYSNIRYDIARAVKSYWRKPYEGKLIVEALIKIVDQEEFQHLLIGFERVHNISKKFDKFEFDPTKFLEKEEKLLFNKYIEIKPKVLKAVEELNFEEALQHLISLRPYIDSYFDKVFVMTKQDDIRMNRLGFLKNLDNLFFLLGNLSVIEKKLN, from the coding sequence ATGGCTGAATATTTATTTGAAATAGGAGTTGAAGAACTTCCTACTACAGAAGTTGATAAAATAGTAGTTCAGGTAAAAGAAAAAGTAGAGAATTTGCTTAAAACTGAAAATCTATACTTTGGCGAACTGAAAACATTTTTTGCCCCACGAAGATTTGGTTTTTTTATTAAGGATCTTCAAGAAAAACAGGAAAATAAAGTTATTGAAAAAAGAGGTCCGTCATTGAAAATAGCATACGATGAGAATATGCATCCAACTAAAGCCCTTCAAGGATTTTTAGCTTCAAATGGTGCAACTTTAGAAAATGTTATTCAAAAGGATAATTATGTGTTTATAAAAAAGCAAATCGAAGGTAAATATTCGAAAGAAATATTTCGAGAGAAAATTCCCCAAATTATAGGATCGCTTAGTTTTAAAAAACCAATGAGATGGGGAAATGGTGTTTATTCGTTTGTGAGGATTCCACATTGGATTTTGTCAATTTATAATGGTGAACCATTGGAATTTGAGATCTTTGGTATAAAGTCTTCGAATAAAACGTATGCACATAGATTTGTTAAAGATGAACCAATAGAAATAAAGAGTATAGACGATTATGTTTTGAAGTTAAAAGAGTTTAAAGTTATTCCTTTTGAAGAAGAAAGAGTAAAATTTGTCAAAACCCAAATAGAGGAATTTGAAAAAACTAAAGAACTAGTGGTAGAAAAAGACGAAGAACTTATAGAGGAAGTAATTACCTTAACAGAATATCCCGGAATATTAGATGGCACATTTTATGAAAAATATCTTGCTCTTCCTGAAGAATTAATTACTGTTACTATAAAGCATCATCAAAGGTCTTTTACAACTTATGTTGGGGATAAAATCACCAACAAATTTGTATCATTTATTGATTCCCCCACAGGAGATATTAATAAAATAAGAAAAGGATATGAAAGAGTTATTAATGCTAGGCTAGAAGATGCTAGATATTATTATGAAAAAGATTTAAAAGTTCCTCTTGAAAGTTTTAATAAAAAATTAAAAGAAATAATTTTTCAAAAGGAACTAGGAACACTTATGGATAAAGTTGAAAGAATTAAGAAAATTTCAGAATTTATTTGTGAAAAACTGAAAATAAATTACTCAGATAAAGTTAGAATATTACGGACAGCAGAATTATGTAAAGCAGACATTGCTTCAAATGTAGTTTACGAGTTTCCAGAATTGCAGGGAATTATGGGAAGAATCTATGCAGTCAAAGATAACGAAGATCAAAGTGTAGCTTTGGGAATAGAAGATCACTATAAAGATGTTCCACAACTTATTACAGGCGCAGTTGTTGCGTTAGCTGACAGAATTGATACAATTGTTGGAAGTTTTGCTGTAGGTAATGTTCCAACTGGTTCAAAAGATCCATTTGGTTTGAGAAAGAAAACAGATACAATTTTTAAAATTGTATCTGAATATAGATGGAATATTAATTTAGAAGAAACCATAGAATTCTCTGCAAAGTTGATAGATAAGAAAATACCGGAAGACTTAAAACAATTTTTTGAATCAAGATACGAACTCTTCTATTCAAACATTAGATATGATATTGCTAGAGCGGTAAAATCATATTGGCGAAAACCATATGAAGGAAAATTAATCGTTGAGGCCTTGATAAAAATTGTTGATCAAGAAGAATTTCAGCATCTTCTGATAGGATTTGAAAGAGTCCACAACATTTCAAAAAAGTTTGACAAATTTGAATTTGATCCTACTAAGTTTTTGGAAAAGGAAGAAAAATTGTTGTTTAATAAATATATAGAAATTAAACCAAAAGTTTTAAAAGCAGTGGAGGAATTAAATTTTGAAGAAGCTCTTCAACATCTTATTAGTTTAAGACCCTATATCGACAGTTATTTCGATAAGGTTTTTGTTATGACAAAGCAAGATGATATAAGAATGAACAGGCTTGGATTCTTGAAAAATTTAGATAATTTATTTTTCCTTTTGGGAAATTTAAGTGTTATTGAGAAAAAATTAAATTAA
- a CDS encoding rubrerythrin family protein — protein MKEMTKQFLEAAFAGESMAHMKYSIFAEEAEKKGLKKLAKLFKAIAYAEFVHARNHFKVLRKLSENMSDNVQTCIDGETFEIEEMYPVYKNAAGFQDEKEAVRSTHFALEAEKIHAEMYKKAKELVEKGEDYSADKIYICPVCGYTVEDDVPESCPVCGASKDIFVEF, from the coding sequence ATGAAAGAGATGACAAAGCAATTTTTAGAAGCGGCTTTTGCAGGGGAGTCTATGGCACATATGAAGTATAGTATTTTTGCTGAAGAAGCAGAAAAGAAAGGATTGAAAAAACTTGCAAAGCTTTTTAAAGCAATTGCATATGCTGAATTTGTTCATGCAAGGAATCATTTCAAAGTTTTAAGAAAGCTTTCTGAAAACATGTCAGATAATGTTCAGACTTGTATTGATGGTGAAACGTTTGAAATTGAAGAAATGTATCCAGTGTATAAAAATGCCGCAGGTTTTCAAGATGAAAAAGAAGCAGTAAGAAGTACACATTTTGCTCTTGAAGCAGAGAAGATACATGCCGAGATGTATAAAAAAGCGAAAGAACTAGTAGAAAAGGGAGAAGATTATTCGGCTGATAAGATTTACATTTGTCCCGTTTGTGGATATACTGTAGAAGATGACGTTCCAGAAAGTTGTCCTGTGTGTGGTGCATCTAAGGATATTTTTGTAGAATTTTAA